A DNA window from Brassica napus cultivar Da-Ae chromosome C1, Da-Ae, whole genome shotgun sequence contains the following coding sequences:
- the LOC111201794 gene encoding uncharacterized protein LOC111201794 — protein MHLRGNGLLETIDSSKTVSDEKKAKAMIFLRHHIHDGLKDEYITKEDPCDLWKSLKERFDHQKYVILPKAKHEWIHLRFQDYKSVSEFNSAMFGITSRMMLCGEKISDYDMIEKTLSTFHPENVILQQQYRVNGYTRYSELMQVLLVAEQNNQLVTLNHQARPTGSAPFPEANVASSSYDNRRGRGRGRGGNRYHADLYRESQKGKEKGRGETNFISDEPGPSFHGLNDDTHLDVSDFLVEPESIDE, from the exons ATGCACCTGAGAGGAAACGGGCTTTTGGAAACCATCGATAGTTCAAAAACGGTGTCGGATGAGAAAAAGGCTAAAGCCATGATATTCTTACGACACCACATCCATGATGGTTTAAAGGATGAATATATTACGAAagaggatccttgtgacctcTGGAAATCTTTAAAAGAGAGGTTCGATCACCAGAAATATGTGATCTTACCGAAAGCTAAACACGAGTGGATCCATCTCCGGTTCCAGGATTACAAAAGTGTTAGTGAGTTTAATTCCGCGATGTTCGGAATTACTTCGAGGATGATGTTATGTGGAGAGAAAATAAGTGATTATGATATGATCGAGAAAACTCTCTCCACGTTCCATCCTGAAAATGTAATCCTGCAGCAACAGTACCGGGTGAATGGATATACCCGTTACTCGGAGTTGATGCAAGTCCTCCTTGTAGCGGAGCAGAATAATCAACTCGTGACTTTAAACCATCAAGCTCGTCCCACTGGATCTGCTCCATTCCCTGAAGCGAATGTTGCATCATCCAGTTATGATAATAGAAGAGGACGAGGTCGTGGACGTGGTGGAAACCGTTATcatg CCGATCTGTATAGAGAATCCCAAAAGggaaaagagaaaggaagaggTGAAACAAACTTCATCTCTGATGAACCTGGGCCATCCTTTCATGGTTTAAACGATGATACTCATCTCGACGTATCAGACTTTCTGGTTGAGCCAGAGAGTATCGATGAGTGA
- the LOC125580922 gene encoding chaperonin CPN60-like 2, mitochondrial encodes MYRVLSKLSSSIGSSTSRKLVSGRIISSRNYVAKDISFGVGARAAMLQGVSEVAEAVKVTMGPKGRNVIIESSYGAPKITKDGVTVAKSISFESKAKNMGAELVKQVANATNKVAGDGTTCATVLTQAILTEGCKSVAAGVNVMDLRSGINMAIDAVVSDLKSRAVMISTPEEITQVATISANGEREIGELIARAMEKVGKEGVITVADGNTLENELEVVEGMKLARGYISPYFITDEKTQKCELENPIILIHEKKVSDMNSLLKVLEAAVKSSRPLLVVAEDVESDALAMLILNKHHAGLKVCAIKAPGFGDNRKASLDDLAVLTGAEVISEERGLTLDKIRPELLGTAKKVTISRDDTLILHGGGDKKLIEERCEELRSANEKSTSTFDKEKTQERLSKLSGGVAVFKVGGASEAEVGERKDRVTDALNATRAAVEEGIIPGGGVALLYATKALDNLETQNEDQRRGVQIVQNALKAPALTIAANAGYDGSLVVGKLLEQDDCNFGFDASKGSYVDMVKAGIIDPVKVIKTALTDAASVSLLLTTTEASVLVKAEEKTQKHVPDMAGMGM; translated from the exons ATGTACAGAGTGCTGTCAAAGTTATCTTCTTCAATTGG CTCCTCTACTTCCCGGAAACTG GTTTCTGGAAGGATAATAAGCAGCAGAAACTATGTGGCTAAGGACATCAGTTTTGGGGTTGGGGCTCGTGCTGCTATGTTGCAAGGTGTATCCGAGGTTGCTGAAGCTGTCAAAGTAACCATGGGCCCAAAG GGAAGGAATGTGATAATTGAGAGCAGTTATGGCGCACCAAAGATCACAAAGGATGGTGTCACCGTGGCCAAAAGCATTTCATTTGAGTCAAAAGCTAAGAACATGGGTGCTGAGCTCGTTAAACAGGTCGCTAATGCCACTAACAAGGTTGCTGGAGATG GTACCACTTGTGCGACTGTTTTGACTCAGGCGATACTCACCGAAGGTTGCAAGTCGGTGGCTGCTGGTGTGAATGTGATGGATTTGCGTAGTGGCATAAACATGGCAATTGATGCGGTTGTCTCTGATTTGAAAAGCAGAGCTGTTATGATCAGCACCCCAGAAGAGATCACACAG GTTGCTACTATATCTGCAAACGGAGAGCGTGAGATTGGGGAATTAATTGCAAGAGCCATGGAGAAAGTTGGAAAGGAAGGAGTTATCACTGTTGCT GATGGGAATACTTTAGAGAACGAGCTAGAAGTAGTGGAAGGAATGAAGCTAGCCAGAGGTTACATCTCTCCTTACTTCATCACAGATGAGAAGACTCAGAAATGC gagCTTGAGAATCCCATCATCCTCATTCACGAGAAGAAGGTTTCAGACATGAACTCGCTGTTGAAAGTTCTAGAGGCAGCTGTGAAG AGCAGCAGGCCACTTCTTGTTGTAGCAGAAGATGTAGAGAGTGATGCATTAGCTATGCTGATTCTCAACAAGCATCATGCTGGGCTTAAGGTTTGCGCTATCAAGGCTCCAGGTTTTGGTGACAACAGGAAAGCAAGCTTAGATGATCTTGCAGTTCTTACTGGTGCAGAG GTTATCTCTGAGGAGCGTGGTCTAACTCTTGACAAAATTCGTCCTGAATTACTTGGAACTGCGAAGAAG GTCACTATCTCTCGTGATGATACTCTCATCCTGCACGGTGGTGGCGACAAGAAGCTGATAGAAGAAAGATGTGAAGAG TTAAGGTCAGCAAACGAGAAGAGCACATCCACATTTGATAAAGAGAAAACGCAAGAACGACTCTCAAAACTATCAGGTGGTGTTGCAGTCTTCAAG GTGGGAGGAGCAAGTGAAGCTGAAGTTGGGGAAAGAAAAGACAGAGTCACTGATGCTTTGAATGCTACAAGAGCAGCCGTAGAAGAAGGCATCATACCTG GTGGTGGTGTGGCTCTGCTATACGCTACAAAGGCTTTAGACAACCTTGAAACTCAAAACGAGGATCAAAGAAGAGGTGTTCAGATAGTTCAGAATGCTCTCAAG GCTCCTGCATTGACAATAGCTGCAAATGCTGGTTACGATGGTTCTTTAGTGGTCGGCAAGTTATTAGAGCAAGACGATTGCAATTTCGGTTTCGATGCTTCTAAAG GTTCGTATGTTGATATGGTGAAAGCTGGAATCATAGACCCGGTTAAGGTTATCAAAACCGCCTTAACCGATGCTGCTAG CGTTTCTTTGCTATTGACAACAACAGAGGCCTCAGTGCTTGTGAAGGCAGAGGAGAAAACTCAAAAGCATGTCCCTGATATGGCTGGTATGGGCATGTGA
- the LOC106389160 gene encoding putative tRNA (cytidine(34)-2'-O)-methyltransferase, whose amino-acid sequence MGSCGRSSLSFFIASRPFHLRQQSSDRLLPSLGLTHLNLKRRLSLSITSFSTKILSPPPPPLSDKDKRSNALPRGAGEGVKEDARSKLLQVVLVSPQIPGNTGCIARTCAASAVGLHLVGPLGFQVDDAKVKRAGLDYWPFVVVKAHSSWAEFQEYFRKQEGEKRMIAFTKRGTKIHSEFSYRRGDYLLFGSETSGLPPEALSDCKSELYGGGTIRIPMVETYVRCLNLSVSVGVAVYEASRQLNYEQIECAPEGDSVNGEEPLFADDIFA is encoded by the exons ATGGGGAGTTGCGGCCGGAGCAGTCTGAGCTTCTTTATAGCTTCAAGGCCGTTTCATCTCCGGCAACAGTCAAGTGACCGCCTCTTGCCTTCTCTTGGCTTAACTCATCTCAACCTTAAGCGCAGGCTGTCTCTCTCCATCACTTCATTTTCCACCAAGATTctgtctcctcctcctcctcctctctcgGACAAGGACAAGAGAAGTAATGCCCTGCCGCGTGGGGCAGGAGAAGGAGTTAAAGAAGATGCGAGGAGTAAGCTTCTTCAAGTAGTCTTGGTCTCTCCTCAG ATTCCTGGAAACACAGGTTGCATTGCAAGAACATGTGCTGCTTCAGCTGTTGGACTGCATTTAGTCGGG CCATTAGGTTTTCAAGTGGATGACGCCAAAGTAAAGCGAGCTGGTTTGGATTATTGGCC CTTTGTGGTTGTCAAAGCGCACAGCTCATGGGCTGAGTTTCAAGAATATTTCAGGAAACAG gaGGGAGAGAAACGGATGATAGCTTTCACCAAAAGAGGAACAAAGATACATTCA GAATTTTCTTACAGAAGAGGTGATTACCTCCTGTTCGGGTCAGAGACAAGCGGTCTACCTCCTGAAGCGCTGTCAGACTGCAAAAGCGAGTTATATGGAGGTGGGACCATACGTATACCGATGGTGGAAACGTATGTGAGATGTTTGAATCTGTCGGTGAGTGTTGGTGTTGCTGTGTATGAAGCGTCTAGGCAACTTAACTATGAGCAAATTGAGTGTGCACCTGAAGGAGATTCTGTGAATGGTGAAGAACCATTGTTTGCAGATGATATTTTTGCCTGA
- the LOC125580926 gene encoding probable isoaspartyl peptidase/L-asparaginase 2: protein MGKWAIAVHGGAGIDPNLPVERQEQAKQLLTRCLNLGIAALRSNVSAIDVVELVVRELETDPLFNSGRGSALTENGTVEMEASIMDGTKRRCGAVSGITTVKNPISLARLVMDKSPHSYLAFSGAEEFARKQGVETVDNDYFVTEDNVGMLKLAKEANSILFDYRVPLIGCAGAAVNDSPLQMNGLPISIYAPETVGCVVVDREGRCAAGTSTGGLMNKMMGRIGDSPLIGAGTYASELCGVSCTGEGEAIIRSTLARDVSAVMEYKGVGLQEAVDYVIKHRLDEGFAGLIAVSNKGEVVCGFNSNGMFRGCATEDGFMEVAMWE from the exons aTGGGCAAATGGGCAATCGCAGTACACGGTGGAGCCGGAATCGACCCTAACCTTCCCGTCGAAAGACAAGAACAGGCGAAACAGCTTTTGACTCGCTGTCTCAACCTCGGTATAGCAGCTTTACGTTCCAATGTCTCCGCTATTGACGTCGTTGAGCTCGTC GTGAGGGAATTAGAGACAGATCCTCTGTTTAACTCAGGCCGTGGATCTGCTTTGACGGAGAATGGAACGGTGGAGATGGAAGCGAGCATTATGGACGGTACGAAGAGACGATGCGGCGCCGTTTCGGGGATCACCACCGTGAAGAACCCGATATCTCTCGCTCGTCTCGTCATGGACAAATCTCCCCACTCTTACCTTGCTTTCTCCGGCGCGGAGGAGTTCGCCCGCAAACAG GGAGTTGAAACTGTGGACAACGATTACTTCGTCACGGAAGACAACGTGGGGATGCTCAAGCTGGCCAAAGAAGCTAACTCCATATTG TTTGATTACCGGGTCCCACTGATAGGATGCGCCGGCGCCGCCGTAAACGACAGTCCACTCCAGATGAACGGACTTCCGATCAGCATTTACGCGCCGGAGACAGTAGGATGCGTGGTGGTGGACAGAGAAGGAAGATGCGCCGCCGGGACATCAACGGGAGGTCTGATGAACAAGATGATGGGAAGGATAGGAGACTCGCCGCTGATAGGAGCGGGGACGTATGCGTCTGAGCTTTGTGGAGTGTCGTGCACCGGAGAAGGGGAAGCCATCATAAGGTCGACGCTGGCGCGTGACGTGTCGGCTGTTATGGAGTACAAAGGAGTTGGGCTACAAGAAGCGGTTGATTACGTCATCAAGCATCGGCTCGACGAAGGGTTCGCTGGACTCATTGCCGTGTCGAATAAAGGAGAGGTGGTTTGTGGGTTTAACTCTAATGGGATGTTCAGAGGATGTGCAACTGAGGATGGGTTCATGGAAGTTGCTATGTGGGAATGA